A DNA window from Patescibacteria group bacterium contains the following coding sequences:
- a CDS encoding ABC-2 family transporter protein, whose amino-acid sequence MNKYFKYFLTSMKVNTAYTGNYFLLVTFDLVYFFVFFSLWTSVYKSGNIVEISGYTLSGIISYYFISEIIFKFADVMSSIYLNWQIWSGYLTNDLIKPWNVLSISYIDAFSEKIINLIVSLPATVVMFLIAREFIILPTGINTLYLVVTIALGFVMNCAFNLCIHVLCLKFGDQESNIELANFLAMFLAGAFFPLAFLPVKIEFIFSLLPFKYIFYVPANIFLNKMNLHDIIIAWAMIIMWTLVFILTYKVIYRKTIKYYSGTGR is encoded by the coding sequence ATGAACAAGTATTTCAAATACTTTTTGACCTCGATGAAGGTCAACACCGCCTATACTGGCAATTATTTTCTGCTGGTCACTTTCGACCTGGTCTACTTTTTTGTATTTTTCTCACTTTGGACCTCTGTGTATAAGTCTGGAAATATCGTCGAGATCTCCGGCTATACACTGTCGGGAATTATTTCATACTATTTCATATCAGAGATTATATTTAAGTTCGCCGATGTGATGAGCTCGATATATCTGAACTGGCAAATTTGGTCGGGTTACCTTACAAACGATCTGATCAAGCCATGGAATGTTTTGTCGATCAGTTACATTGATGCTTTTAGCGAAAAGATCATTAATTTAATCGTCTCACTCCCTGCCACTGTCGTCATGTTCCTTATCGCCAGAGAATTTATTATCTTACCGACAGGCATTAATACTCTCTATCTCGTAGTCACCATTGCCCTGGGCTTTGTGATGAATTGCGCTTTCAATCTTTGCATCCACGTCCTCTGTCTCAAATTTGGCGATCAAGAATCAAATATCGAGCTAGCAAACTTTCTGGCCATGTTCTTGGCTGGCGCGTTCTTCCCACTGGCCTTCCTCCCAGTGAAAATTGAGTTTATATTTTCACTCTTGCCGTTCAAATATATCTTCTACGTCCCAGCCAATATTTTTCTTAACAAAATGAACCTTCATGACATTATCATCGCTTGGGCCATGATAATTATGTGGACCCTTGTTTTCATCTTGACTTACAAAGTAATTTACAGAAAAACTATAAAATATTACTCAGGAACCGGACGATGA
- a CDS encoding ABC-2 family transporter protein, whose protein sequence is MRKFWRINLIIWRNALIRDSKISGFILSSIIFQVLDIVNSVVFILLIFMHTKTLGGWDIYQVLFLYAFSQTISIIHGAWTKGGLNSLANELIRLGDYDFYRTKPFDAMTLVSISKPRAYALIKLLFNFSILIFALVHCGPLPLINYFWFLILFILSFFLYYAIKIVTVVPSFWVIKSWGLTDLMDKLSNLMRYPASVYPWLLNFLLSTVFPILAITYLPVKTLLFEPKLSQIAYMFALTAIFMLIARLIWRLGEKRYGSASS, encoded by the coding sequence ATGAGAAAATTCTGGAGAATAAATCTTATTATTTGGCGAAACGCCTTGATCCGAGATTCGAAGATCTCTGGCTTTATTTTGTCGAGCATTATTTTCCAAGTTTTGGATATCGTGAACTCGGTAGTGTTTATCCTTCTAATCTTCATGCACACCAAGACTTTGGGCGGATGGGATATATACCAAGTTCTCTTCCTCTATGCCTTCTCGCAAACAATCAGTATCATACACGGGGCGTGGACCAAGGGCGGCCTCAACTCGCTCGCAAACGAGCTAATCCGGCTTGGCGACTATGATTTTTACCGGACAAAACCATTTGATGCGATGACACTGGTCTCGATCAGCAAACCGAGAGCCTATGCCTTGATCAAACTATTGTTTAATTTTTCGATCCTGATCTTCGCCCTGGTTCACTGTGGACCATTGCCGCTAATCAATTATTTTTGGTTTTTGATTTTATTCATACTTTCCTTCTTCCTTTACTACGCCATCAAAATTGTCACCGTCGTTCCGTCGTTTTGGGTGATCAAGAGTTGGGGGCTGACCGATTTGATGGATAAGCTCTCCAATCTGATGCGCTATCCCGCTAGTGTCTATCCCTGGCTTCTCAATTTCCTGCTCTCGACCGTTTTTCCAATTTTGGCCATTACATATTTGCCGGTTAAGACTCTGCTATTCGAGCCAAAGTTAAGCCAGATCGCCTATATGTTTGCGCTTACAGCGATATTCATGCTGATCGCCAGACTTATCTGGCGCCTGGGAGAAAAACGCTATGGCAGCGCATCCAGTTAG
- a CDS encoding ATP-binding cassette domain-containing protein, which translates to MNIISAKGITKNFSKSKFDWRHLKINKEDHIAVSGLDLEIEEGEFVGFLGPNGAGKTTFLKILSGIVHPTKGEAKVLGFVPWARDYKYLRQIAIVMGQKNQLWWDIPAIDSYQMLQAVYDIPNDIYKKNLDEMVTALDMKELLTKRLREMSLGERMKCELVACFLHNPKVIFLDEPTIGLDVVSSQTIRAFLKKINREKKCTLILTSHYMGDIEELCERVVIINKGQKVYDGNLNKLKEQYAPEKIIEIYLETIEEKKKFAHLDTAKKKLDGHKGIIRVKKTELGQIVKEVYSTFDAENISISDPDMEEIVRKIFKQ; encoded by the coding sequence ATGAACATTATTTCAGCAAAAGGAATTACAAAAAATTTCAGCAAGTCAAAGTTTGACTGGCGACATTTGAAAATTAACAAAGAAGACCATATCGCCGTCAGTGGTCTCGATCTTGAAATTGAAGAGGGCGAGTTCGTCGGTTTTTTGGGGCCCAACGGCGCCGGCAAAACAACTTTTCTGAAGATCCTATCGGGGATTGTGCACCCGACAAAAGGTGAAGCCAAAGTATTGGGATTTGTCCCCTGGGCCAGAGATTATAAATATCTCCGCCAGATCGCCATCGTGATGGGCCAGAAAAATCAACTTTGGTGGGATATCCCAGCGATTGATTCCTACCAAATGCTTCAGGCCGTCTACGACATTCCAAATGATATTTATAAGAAAAATCTGGATGAGATGGTAACGGCGCTGGACATGAAGGAGCTTTTGACCAAACGGCTTCGAGAGATGTCGCTCGGAGAGAGAATGAAGTGCGAGTTAGTCGCCTGCTTCTTGCATAATCCGAAAGTGATATTTCTGGACGAACCGACGATTGGGCTGGATGTTGTCTCATCGCAGACAATTCGCGCTTTTTTGAAAAAAATTAATCGCGAGAAAAAGTGCACGCTCATCCTGACCAGCCACTACATGGGTGATATCGAAGAGCTTTGCGAAAGAGTCGTCATAATTAATAAAGGGCAAAAGGTCTACGACGGTAATCTCAATAAGCTGAAAGAACAGTACGCGCCAGAAAAAATCATCGAGATTTATCTCGAAACAATAGAGGAAAAGAAAAAATTCGCGCATCTAGACACCGCCAAGAAGAAGCTTGATGGCCACAAGGGAATTATAAGAGTTAAGAAAACTGAGCTAGGGCAGATAGTCAAAGAAGTATATAGCACTTTTGACGCCGAAAATATTTCAATCAGCGACCCTGATATGGAAGAAATAGTACGAAAAATATTTAAACAATAA
- a CDS encoding response regulator → MLEGYVVLIVDDDPMLLEMYVARIKAEGAIVVEAKDGEEALSQVKSSKPSIVLLDVMMPKINGFDVLKQIKANPETAGIPVIVLSALSDEQKKRQGISLGAADYIAKSEALPLDVVNKIKSILDKAK, encoded by the coding sequence ATGCTAGAAGGATATGTTGTTCTGATCGTTGACGATGACCCAATGTTGCTCGAAATGTATGTCGCTCGGATCAAGGCCGAGGGCGCTATTGTTGTCGAGGCAAAGGACGGCGAGGAGGCTCTATCACAGGTTAAGTCTTCGAAACCAAGTATAGTGTTGCTGGATGTGATGATGCCCAAGATCAACGGTTTTGATGTATTGAAGCAGATCAAAGCTAATCCGGAAACGGCCGGTATCCCCGTTATTGTTCTCTCCGCACTATCAGATGAGCAGAAGAAACGACAGGGCATAAGCCTCGGCGCGGCTGATTACATCGCCAAATCGGAAGCCTTGCCGCTGGACGTTGTCAACAAAATCAAATCGATATTGGATAAAGCCAAATAA
- the rsmH gene encoding 16S rRNA (cytosine(1402)-N(4))-methyltransferase RsmH, giving the protein MKHIPVLKNEIVSAFGYLSKRAVFVDGTLGAAGHSIAIAIESKVKSQNSKVIGIDKDTTALEIAKENIDKAGLSDNFVLVHDDFKNIKQILTDQGIEKIDGALLDLGVSSMQLDERARGFSFNDLDQNIDMRMDQSAGRSAAEILNIYSEETLARILKEYGDERYARNIARNILVFRKDNKIKTVRDFVEIISHSIPPKVKATSKIHFATRSFQAIRIEVNAELRDLDKAISKYVEFLNPGGKLAVISFHSLEDEIVKRTFRKLSGLCECPPKMPCICGQNEIIEILTRKPVTAADQEITENPRSRSAKLRIAKKI; this is encoded by the coding sequence ATGAAACATATACCAGTATTAAAAAATGAAATTGTCAGCGCTTTCGGCTATCTCTCGAAGAGAGCAGTCTTTGTCGATGGCACGCTTGGGGCGGCGGGACATTCGATCGCGATAGCAATCGAATCAAAAGTCAAAAGTCAAAATTCGAAAGTCATTGGGATTGATAAGGATACGACAGCGCTTGAGATTGCGAAAGAGAATATTGATAAAGCTGGGCTCAGCGATAACTTTGTACTCGTTCACGATGATTTTAAGAATATCAAACAGATTCTGACCGACCAGGGAATTGAAAAAATTGATGGCGCTCTGCTAGATCTTGGAGTTTCGTCCATGCAACTCGACGAGAGAGCGCGTGGATTTTCTTTTAATGATTTGGATCAAAATATCGATATGCGGATGGATCAGTCAGCGGGAAGATCTGCGGCTGAAATTCTAAATATTTATTCAGAAGAAACTCTGGCCAGGATATTGAAGGAGTACGGGGACGAGAGATACGCCAGAAATATCGCTCGAAATATTCTAGTATTCCGTAAGGACAACAAAATTAAAACTGTAAGAGATTTTGTCGAGATCATCAGCCACTCTATCCCCCCAAAAGTCAAAGCTACTAGCAAGATTCACTTCGCCACCAGATCGTTCCAAGCGATTCGAATTGAGGTAAATGCCGAGCTCAGAGATTTGGACAAAGCCATATCGAAATATGTTGAATTTTTAAATCCAGGTGGCAAGCTCGCGGTTATTTCTTTCCACTCCCTCGAAGACGAAATTGTCAAAAGAACATTTCGCAAGCTATCTGGGCTCTGTGAATGCCCACCAAAAATGCCCTGCATATGCGGACAAAACGAGATTATTGAGATACTAACCAGAAAACCCGTTACCGCTGCTGATCAAGAAATTACCGAAAACCCTCGGTCCCGAAGTGCCAAACTCAGGATCGCGAAGAAAATTTAG
- the smpB gene encoding SsrA-binding protein SmpB — translation MTETSEKINILNKKAFFDYEMIEKFEAGIILTGLEIKAIRARKVNLTGSYLKLLHGEAFWLGGNFNFDNVEPQRTKKLLLNKSEIEKLAGKVVQAGFALIPLRLYIKRGKAKLEIALARGKKEYDKRAVMKKREQERESERRVKQF, via the coding sequence GTGACCGAGACTAGCGAAAAAATAAATATTCTCAACAAGAAAGCCTTTTTCGATTATGAAATGATCGAAAAGTTCGAGGCAGGAATCATCTTAACTGGTCTGGAGATCAAGGCGATTCGTGCCAGGAAAGTGAATTTGACCGGTTCATATCTCAAATTATTGCACGGCGAAGCCTTTTGGCTTGGCGGGAATTTTAATTTCGATAATGTCGAGCCTCAGCGCACAAAAAAACTACTTTTGAACAAGTCTGAAATCGAAAAATTAGCTGGCAAGGTTGTCCAGGCTGGTTTTGCCCTGATTCCACTCAGACTCTATATTAAACGCGGCAAGGCTAAGCTAGAAATTGCTTTGGCTCGTGGTAAGAAAGAGTATGATAAACGGGCGGTAATGAAAAAAAGAGAGCAGGAGCGTGAGTCGGAGCGAAGAGTAAAACAGTTCTAA
- a CDS encoding AI-2E family transporter, which translates to MKPERLKIEISLSTFFKLALVIGLAYLVILLKDVLVLIFIVLILVAAFRPVIKSWSKRIGRVPSVLALLLIMLTVISAFVYVVFPPLIPQSVQLIDNLPSYAGKLGFLREHLPSLENGVSSLLQGFGNIGQSFISFTTTLVGGVVSFFTIIVLTLYFLLDEKFFSNNFGRLIPANKRELVVGLTDKVSQKIGNWMRGQLILGLIIGTFVYIVLSLIGIPYALTLAVIAGVLEFLPIIGPVLSAVIGGLVALTISPLSALFTIIFYIILQQVENNLIVPKIMQKAVGLPPAIIIVAILIGGKLLGITGALLAVPVSGILFVLYEEWDSIRGISSDRD; encoded by the coding sequence ATGAAACCAGAAAGATTAAAAATCGAGATTTCGCTATCAACATTTTTCAAGCTTGCCCTCGTAATCGGGTTGGCCTATCTTGTGATCTTGTTGAAAGATGTTTTGGTTCTCATCTTTATCGTTCTGATTCTCGTCGCAGCCTTCCGACCAGTGATTAAGTCTTGGAGCAAAAGGATCGGCCGGGTCCCTTCCGTGTTAGCCCTGTTGCTAATCATGCTGACTGTGATTTCCGCATTTGTCTATGTTGTTTTCCCGCCGCTAATTCCTCAGAGCGTACAGCTCATCGACAACCTACCTAGTTACGCTGGGAAACTTGGATTTTTGAGAGAACATTTACCATCTTTGGAAAACGGAGTGTCATCTCTCCTTCAGGGCTTTGGCAATATTGGGCAAAGCTTCATCAGCTTCACGACAACGCTGGTCGGCGGTGTGGTCTCATTCTTTACCATCATTGTACTCACTTTATATTTCCTTCTTGACGAGAAGTTTTTCAGCAACAACTTTGGGCGCCTAATCCCTGCCAATAAGCGAGAGCTGGTTGTCGGACTGACCGACAAGGTGTCTCAAAAAATTGGTAATTGGATGCGGGGGCAATTGATCTTGGGTCTTATTATCGGTACTTTCGTCTATATTGTTCTATCATTGATTGGGATACCTTACGCTTTGACCTTGGCGGTCATCGCTGGTGTCCTAGAATTCTTGCCAATTATCGGTCCAGTTTTATCGGCAGTCATCGGTGGGCTCGTCGCACTTACGATTTCTCCGTTGTCTGCTCTTTTCACAATAATTTTCTATATAATTCTTCAACAAGTCGAGAACAATCTGATTGTTCCCAAAATTATGCAAAAAGCAGTTGGCCTGCCACCTGCGATCATCATTGTCGCGATTCTGATCGGCGGGAAACTTCTCGGCATCACGGGGGCTTTGCTCGCCGTACCGGTTTCGGGAATCCTCTTTGTTCTTTATGAAGAGTGGGACTCGATCAGGGGGATCTCTAGTGACCGAGACTAG
- a CDS encoding DUF881 domain-containing protein: MKKYDFYIISFVCFLFGAIIFSQVISTRKTKLLIEPENSAVLALEVTKLNKSNSDLRQEVKRLTGDLDAYKNVSQSNLELRQRYQSDLDKFEVLNGSLPATGQGVSINIKGKLSTPELVDLVNAIKNIGSGLISVNGTRLTLYSDLYQFSPDQSFDVTVLGNSQLLKSAIERRGGILEQLNMKNKDIAVIELETMTLPKSSRDFTFKYAKIVSN; this comes from the coding sequence ATGAAAAAGTATGATTTTTATATAATTTCATTTGTCTGTTTCCTGTTCGGAGCGATCATTTTCTCGCAAGTTATTTCAACCAGGAAGACCAAGCTTTTGATCGAGCCAGAAAACAGTGCTGTCTTGGCTCTTGAAGTCACCAAGCTGAACAAATCAAATTCAGATCTAAGGCAAGAGGTGAAGAGACTGACCGGGGACTTGGACGCCTACAAGAATGTTTCACAATCAAATTTGGAGCTGAGGCAGAGGTACCAATCTGATCTAGATAAATTCGAGGTGCTCAATGGCTCCCTGCCAGCTACCGGCCAGGGTGTCTCGATAAATATCAAAGGCAAACTCTCCACCCCAGAATTAGTTGATCTCGTCAACGCGATCAAGAACATCGGGTCCGGCCTTATTTCGGTCAACGGGACTAGGCTGACTTTGTATTCCGACCTTTATCAATTCTCCCCAGATCAGAGCTTCGATGTGACGGTTTTGGGTAATAGCCAGTTGCTCAAATCCGCCATCGAGCGACGTGGCGGGATATTGGAACAGCTCAACATGAAAAACAAAGACATCGCAGTGATTGAACTCGAAACAATGACATTGCCAAAAAGCAGTCGCGATTTCACATTCAAGTATGCTAAAATAGTGTCAAACTAA
- a CDS encoding DUF881 domain-containing protein: MKSNNHKNIVTKSLLLILSIGFGVLISAQIRSLPTIISNPIAPYASLKETKGDLSGEQSELKQEIEALHQQIAEFQAVNEGKVLSRQEIADLNLKKANAGVTKLNGSGVIVTLDDSKSGTVTEENIVHAADLRDVVYLMWANGAEAISVNGQRVVVNTAIDCIVNTILINDVRLATPFRIEAIGPEEILFSKLSDQNILSDLHHRHLDKKLVFETVMNNDITVPIYTGSSENAVNTAGSNI, from the coding sequence ATGAAATCCAACAATCACAAAAATATTGTTACAAAATCCCTTTTGCTTATTTTGAGCATAGGGTTTGGCGTACTTATCTCTGCCCAAATTCGTTCTTTACCTACAATTATTTCAAATCCAATAGCACCGTACGCCAGCCTCAAGGAAACAAAGGGTGACCTTTCTGGCGAACAGAGTGAACTAAAACAAGAGATTGAGGCCCTTCACCAGCAGATCGCTGAATTTCAAGCCGTAAACGAGGGGAAAGTTCTTAGTAGGCAGGAAATCGCTGATTTGAATCTGAAAAAGGCGAATGCTGGGGTGACAAAATTAAACGGGTCCGGAGTCATAGTCACTCTTGACGACAGCAAATCCGGCACCGTGACGGAAGAGAATATTGTCCACGCTGCCGATTTGAGAGATGTCGTCTACCTGATGTGGGCCAACGGCGCAGAGGCGATATCGGTCAACGGCCAGCGGGTAGTCGTGAACACTGCAATAGATTGCATCGTCAATACAATTCTAATCAATGATGTTCGCCTAGCTACGCCATTTCGCATCGAAGCGATCGGTCCCGAGGAAATCTTGTTCAGCAAACTCTCCGACCAAAATATCTTGAGCGACTTACATCATCGTCATCTGGACAAGAAGTTGGTATTCGAAACAGTAATGAACAATGACATTACAGTTCCAATCTATACTGGCTCTTCGGAAAATGCCGTAAACACAGCGGGGTCGAATATATGA
- a CDS encoding helix-turn-helix transcriptional regulator → MNSNKNLNDLGNKFRKARESANLTQAEVAEVVGVTVNYYARLERGEVKPSLDILAKIMKLLKIKTLDVSELS, encoded by the coding sequence TTGAACAGTAATAAAAACTTGAATGATCTTGGCAATAAGTTTAGAAAGGCCAGGGAATCAGCTAATCTTACACAAGCAGAAGTTGCAGAGGTTGTTGGCGTTACTGTTAATTATTATGCGCGGCTCGAAAGGGGAGAGGTGAAACCTTCGCTTGATATTCTGGCGAAGATCATGAAACTGTTAAAAATAAAAACACTGGATGTTTCAGAATTATCATAA
- a CDS encoding phospholipase D-like domain-containing protein, whose protein sequence is MFNQKQAFREYLNRRQDAIDSEKSQDSQTSKLFNDKNFYSAFTKDMLNAKKEVIIYSPFVAKFRMDELKQTVEKLRKRNIEIFIFTRPTDEYETIFQPQIQCALKRYGELGVSIFYLGGSIHEKVAIIDREILWEGSLNILSQRASKEMMRRTSSKDSAMQIMFYLGLNKKLAESYKLKYERLYRSLIDNSGQNFRQKMYIFLFGFTIALVFWWTLVNFREIKLFSPWNWLVMSFI, encoded by the coding sequence ATGTTTAACCAAAAACAAGCGTTTAGAGAATATCTAAACAGAAGGCAGGACGCAATTGATTCTGAGAAATCACAAGATTCGCAAACCAGCAAATTGTTCAATGACAAAAATTTTTATAGCGCATTTACCAAAGACATGCTCAATGCTAAAAAGGAAGTCATCATTTACAGCCCATTTGTTGCCAAATTCAGAATGGACGAACTGAAACAAACTGTAGAAAAGCTTAGAAAAAGGAATATCGAAATATTCATTTTCACACGACCGACTGACGAGTATGAGACCATTTTCCAGCCTCAGATTCAGTGTGCACTTAAGCGTTATGGGGAGTTGGGGGTCAGTATTTTTTATCTTGGAGGCTCAATTCATGAAAAAGTAGCGATAATTGATCGAGAAATTCTTTGGGAAGGAAGCTTGAATATCCTCTCTCAGAGAGCAAGCAAGGAGATGATGAGAAGAACATCCAGCAAGGATTCGGCGATGCAGATAATGTTTTATCTGGGATTAAACAAAAAGTTAGCAGAGAGCTACAAGCTTAAATACGAAAGACTGTATCGAAGTTTAATAGACAATTCAGGGCAAAATTTCAGGCAGAAAATGTACATATTTCTGTTTGGATTTACAATTGCCTTAGTGTTTTGGTGGACTCTCGTTAACTTCAGGGAGATTAAATTATTCTCCCCCTGGAATTGGCTCGTAATGAGCTTCATTTGA
- a CDS encoding cation-translocating P-type ATPase yields the protein MQKQKNDNYCNDDCCSRKQEAQEINSIWKNKKFVLLLISIAIIVPMEILSLLSVKIPLFIELPISIILLIVFGRDVFVSGIKSLLKLKFSSINLLMTIAVFGALYLGQFEEAVTIVVLFALAETLEEIGIKKSKKALEELIQKTPKTVLKRGDEDKTPIEDINIGDIIIVKPGDTIALDGVIVSGSSLVDEATITGEPIPETKGMNDLVYAGTVNIDGSLEIKVMKKSGDSTIAKIIEMTASANKNKSKSQEFIERFAKYYTPAVMVIASLIVIIPVVFLGLPFNTWFIQALSLLVISCPCALVISTPIAVFSALGNANRQGILIKGGKYLEELGKIKAIAFDKTRTLTTGEIRVSDIVTFNGYSEKEILACAAGLEIHSGHPLAKGILDKARELGVTVLPATDFKSLSGKGIIGHCSICKTTSCLGNLSFVENEIKIDEQTRKAVDKFEKEGKTTIIVANKTHIEGVIAIEDTIRNESKPLISFLKQAGITPIMLTGDNESTARYVASNIGLSKVYSSLLPENKVTQVQNLKKEYSRVAMVGDGINDAPSLAISNVGITLGSVGSDMAIENADIAIMDDNIGKIPFLIVLGKKVRQTIKFNIGLALAIKFLFVILALSGLSNLAFAIFADVGVSIIVIFSSLALYGFKPKNLFVSGRNSNEAHYEPIPGGE from the coding sequence ATGCAAAAACAAAAAAACGATAATTATTGCAACGATGACTGTTGCTCAAGAAAACAAGAGGCACAAGAAATCAATTCTATCTGGAAAAACAAAAAGTTCGTATTGCTTTTAATTTCGATTGCCATCATAGTGCCGATGGAGATCTTGTCCTTACTATCAGTAAAAATACCTTTGTTTATCGAGCTGCCGATTTCTATCATTCTTCTAATTGTTTTTGGTAGAGATGTCTTCGTCAGCGGCATCAAAAGTCTTTTGAAGCTAAAATTCTCAAGTATCAATCTATTGATGACCATCGCAGTTTTTGGCGCTCTCTATCTTGGACAATTCGAAGAAGCGGTCACAATTGTCGTTCTCTTTGCCCTGGCTGAGACTCTTGAAGAAATTGGAATCAAGAAAAGCAAAAAAGCTCTTGAGGAATTAATTCAAAAAACTCCTAAAACAGTTTTAAAAAGGGGCGATGAAGATAAAACTCCGATCGAGGATATTAATATTGGCGATATTATTATCGTTAAACCAGGTGATACTATTGCGCTTGACGGTGTTATTGTATCTGGCAGTTCTCTGGTCGACGAAGCAACCATTACGGGCGAGCCTATCCCGGAAACCAAAGGAATGAATGATCTGGTTTATGCCGGCACAGTCAATATTGATGGTTCGCTAGAAATAAAGGTAATGAAAAAATCAGGTGATTCAACTATCGCCAAAATTATCGAGATGACAGCAAGTGCAAATAAGAACAAGTCAAAATCCCAGGAGTTTATTGAGAGATTTGCAAAATATTATACTCCGGCAGTTATGGTTATTGCATCTCTTATCGTAATAATTCCGGTGGTTTTTCTAGGATTACCTTTCAATACTTGGTTTATTCAGGCCTTGAGTTTGCTTGTTATCTCTTGCCCTTGTGCCTTGGTTATCTCTACTCCGATTGCTGTGTTCTCTGCTCTTGGTAACGCCAACAGGCAGGGGATACTTATTAAAGGTGGAAAATATTTAGAGGAGCTCGGTAAAATCAAAGCCATTGCCTTTGATAAGACTAGAACTTTGACGACTGGCGAAATTCGAGTGTCTGATATTGTGACATTCAATGGATACAGTGAGAAGGAGATTCTTGCTTGCGCTGCAGGACTAGAGATTCATTCGGGTCATCCATTGGCTAAAGGAATACTGGACAAAGCGCGAGAGCTGGGCGTGACTGTGCTGCCAGCTACTGATTTCAAATCGCTTTCCGGCAAGGGTATTATCGGCCATTGTTCAATTTGCAAGACAACATCTTGCCTGGGCAATTTATCATTTGTTGAGAATGAAATTAAGATTGACGAACAGACAAGAAAAGCAGTTGATAAATTTGAAAAAGAAGGCAAGACTACAATTATTGTAGCCAATAAAACCCATATCGAGGGCGTTATCGCTATCGAGGATACAATCAGGAACGAGAGCAAGCCACTAATCTCCTTCCTAAAACAAGCGGGTATTACTCCTATTATGCTAACTGGAGATAATGAAAGTACGGCCCGATATGTTGCTAGCAATATTGGCCTTAGTAAAGTATATTCATCTCTTCTTCCTGAAAATAAAGTTACACAAGTCCAAAATTTGAAAAAGGAATACTCTCGTGTTGCCATGGTTGGTGATGGCATCAATGACGCTCCTTCTCTGGCTATTTCAAATGTCGGCATCACACTTGGGTCAGTCGGCTCGGATATGGCGATAGAAAACGCCGATATTGCAATCATGGATGATAATATTGGCAAGATTCCATTTTTAATAGTGCTTGGCAAAAAAGTGAGACAAACAATCAAATTTAATATCGGCCTGGCATTGGCAATTAAGTTCCTGTTTGTAATCCTAGCCTTATCAGGGTTGAGCAACTTGGCTTTTGCCATCTTCGCCGACGTCGGAGTTTCAATTATAGTGATCTTCAGCAGTTTGGCGCTTTACGGATTTAAACCGAAGAATCTATTTGTTTCAGGACGCAACTCAAATGAAGCTCATTACGAGCCAATTCCAGGGGGAGAATAA
- a CDS encoding metalloregulator ArsR/SmtB family transcription factor, with product MDKIMDYLNTEDLSQIENISKFLKVIADPNRLKILTLLSHDCKCVCDISEALNLPQNLVSHHLGKLKEAGVLSEHKRGYFSVHHLNRGVLKENEAKLNKLLKRKPKTKIDKAVQHNCLEK from the coding sequence ATGGATAAAATAATGGATTACTTAAATACCGAAGATTTGAGTCAGATTGAGAATATCAGTAAGTTTCTCAAAGTTATCGCTGATCCGAACAGATTAAAGATTCTGACGCTACTTTCGCATGATTGTAAATGTGTCTGTGATATTAGCGAAGCTTTAAATCTCCCCCAAAATTTGGTTTCCCATCACCTTGGCAAACTCAAGGAAGCTGGAGTTTTAAGCGAGCATAAGCGTGGATATTTTAGTGTTCACCATCTAAACAGGGGTGTATTGAAAGAAAATGAAGCTAAGTTAAATAAACTACTTAAAAGAAAACCAAAAACTAAAATAGACAAGGCTGTCCAACACAACTGTCTTGAGAAATAA
- a CDS encoding zf-TFIIB domain-containing protein, which produces MKCPLCNIDLVMSDRQGIEIDYCPQCRGVWLDRGELDKIIERSSQDSSNRIQQNETPRVSYDHQHEDRRKENEYYKGHDSYKKKKRSGFLGDLFDFGD; this is translated from the coding sequence ATGAAATGTCCATTATGCAACATAGATTTAGTAATGAGCGATCGCCAGGGGATTGAAATTGACTATTGTCCTCAGTGCCGCGGAGTATGGCTTGATCGAGGAGAGCTAGATAAGATCATAGAGAGATCAAGTCAGGATTCATCTAATAGAATCCAGCAGAACGAGACTCCTAGAGTATCATATGACCATCAGCATGAAGACCGCCGCAAAGAAAATGAATATTACAAAGGTCATGATAGCTACAAGAAGAAGAAAAGAAGCGGATTTCTGGGTGATCTCTTTGATTTTGGGGATTAA